A stretch of Exiguobacterium sp. BMC-KP DNA encodes these proteins:
- a CDS encoding peptide ABC transporter substrate-binding protein, whose amino-acid sequence MKKTLIAAASTAVLLAGCATTEPAEDKKADKKILHTMESYDLLSVDPADAITSNIFNQIYEGLYRFDVNNELVPAAAKSHSVSEDGKVYTFKLDPNAKWSDGKPVTAENFRYAFERVVETNSPFAYLLEPVEKTTAVDDETLRIELKRPTPYFLSMTTFGTYMPVREDIVKAEGDQFGTDPKTNVYNGPFTFKKYQAEQGYTLAKNAEYADRKNVKIDEVDVKIIKDPMLAINLFESGELDVAPLNSENVVTYKDKKEYNTFSDSRMFFIRMNEKTDALKDKQTRQAIDAAYDKKALTETLLGNGSLPADYIVPQELDPKYDNARQIKSSYDVAAANKVLAKQNLELTMLIEDDDVSKKIGEYIQGALKKQNVDVKLLSLPKKERLAREGRGDYDLSLASWAPDYQDATTYLNLFTTGNPFNMMDYSNKQYDRLLKQAESELDQDKRLALLSKAESVLLDDQAISPVYQRKNAFLQNTEVKNLARHNVGTDISYKYVEINRN is encoded by the coding sequence ATGAAAAAAACATTGATCGCAGCGGCGAGCACGGCAGTTTTACTCGCAGGATGTGCAACGACAGAACCAGCAGAGGATAAAAAAGCAGATAAGAAGATTTTGCATACGATGGAAAGTTACGATCTTCTGTCGGTTGACCCGGCAGATGCCATCACGTCAAACATCTTCAACCAAATTTATGAAGGGCTCTATCGCTTCGACGTGAACAACGAACTTGTTCCGGCAGCGGCGAAATCACATAGCGTGTCAGAGGACGGAAAAGTCTATACGTTTAAGCTGGACCCAAATGCCAAATGGTCGGATGGGAAGCCCGTCACAGCGGAGAACTTCCGTTATGCGTTCGAACGTGTCGTCGAAACGAATTCACCGTTCGCGTACTTGCTTGAGCCAGTTGAAAAAACGACAGCCGTCGATGACGAGACACTCCGGATTGAACTGAAACGTCCGACACCGTACTTTCTCAGCATGACGACGTTCGGCACCTATATGCCGGTTCGTGAAGATATCGTCAAAGCAGAAGGCGACCAGTTCGGGACGGACCCGAAAACGAACGTCTACAACGGACCGTTCACGTTCAAGAAGTATCAAGCGGAGCAAGGTTATACGCTTGCGAAGAATGCTGAGTACGCAGACCGGAAGAACGTCAAGATCGACGAAGTTGACGTCAAGATCATCAAGGATCCGATGCTTGCGATCAACTTGTTCGAGTCAGGCGAGCTCGATGTCGCACCACTCAACTCAGAAAATGTCGTCACGTACAAAGACAAAAAAGAGTACAACACGTTCAGCGATTCGCGGATGTTCTTCATTCGGATGAATGAAAAGACGGATGCGTTGAAAGACAAGCAGACACGTCAAGCAATCGATGCAGCGTACGATAAAAAGGCATTAACGGAAACATTACTCGGAAACGGATCACTGCCTGCGGACTACATCGTGCCGCAAGAACTCGATCCGAAGTATGACAACGCGCGTCAAATCAAATCGTCGTATGATGTAGCAGCTGCGAACAAGGTGCTTGCCAAACAAAATCTTGAATTGACGATGTTGATTGAAGACGATGATGTCTCAAAAAAAATCGGTGAGTATATTCAAGGGGCGTTGAAGAAACAGAACGTCGACGTTAAACTGTTGTCACTGCCGAAGAAAGAACGTCTCGCCCGTGAAGGACGAGGGGATTACGATCTGTCACTCGCGAGTTGGGCACCGGACTATCAGGACGCGACGACTTACTTGAACTTGTTTACGACCGGTAACCCGTTCAACATGATGGACTACTCGAACAAGCAGTATGACCGTCTCTTGAAGCAGGCTGAAAGTGAACTTGATCAGGATAAGCGTCTTGCATTACTCAGTAAGGCGGAAAGCGTATTGCTCGACGATCAAGCGATCTCACCGGTCTACCAGCGAAAGAATGCTTTCTTACAAAATACAGAAGTGAAGAATCTCGCGCGACACAATGTCGGAACGGATATTTCCTATAAATACGTCGAAATCAATCGTAACTGA